The following are from one region of the Magallana gigas chromosome 4, xbMagGiga1.1, whole genome shotgun sequence genome:
- the LOC105329439 gene encoding uncharacterized protein, whose protein sequence is MEDFLPLCSSLEREQFTLQRLNSSGEEAEVTYDGCRSSSPSSSVWSLDSMDDEVYLEYLFSQGLADSIEKPDPVSPEIVTKCSPKVSSFCDSYCSQFFNIDQSLSPASSCGDRSGRDDVFEEESSSPESPDSEFVVLGVGLESLMHNYCAKPTNENNVSEYKIDLPKNTQFVAYSKGHHVSITRQPLSHSSANSLLSHTSLLNTIASAGAVSKPTIPRATNASGTKDPKNDEKIYHCTYNGCNKVYSKSSHLKAHLRRHTGEKPFSCTWPGCGWRFSRSDELARHKRSHSGIKPYQCKICEKKFSRSDHLSKHLKVHRKR, encoded by the coding sequence ATGGAAGATTTCCTTCCGCTGTGCTCTAGCTTGGAGAGGGAGCAGTTCACGTTACAGCGACTCAACTCATCCGGTGAGGAGGCGGAAGTAACGTACGACGGATGCCGGAGCAGCAGTCCATCTTCCTCAGTTTGGAGTTTAGATAGCATGGACGACGAAGTGTACTTGGAATACTTGTTCTCTCAGGGACTCGCGGACAGTATAGAAAAGCCCGACCCGGTGAGTCCAGAAATCGTCACCAAATGTAGCCCCAAAGTCTCTTCCTTCTGTGATTCGTACTGTAGCCAGTTTTTTAACATTGACCAATCGCTGTCGCCAGCGTCGTCGTGTGGTGACCGTTCCGGTAGGGACGACGTTTTCGAAGAGGAATCTTCTAGTCCCGAGTCGCCGGACAGTGAATTCGTTGTACTGGGAGTTGGACTGGAAAGTTTAATGCATAATTACTGTGCAAAGCCCACCAACGAAAACAATGTAAGTGAATATAAGATAGATTTACCTAAAAATACTCAGTTTGTGGCTTACTCTAAAGGCCATCACGTTAGTATCACTAGGCAACCGCTGTCTCACTCGTCTGCTAACTCGCTACTTTCGCATACTAGTCTCCTCAATACCATTGCCTCAGCAGGCGCTGTTTCGAAACCAACGATTCCAAGAGCAACAAACGCATCCGGAACCAAAGACCCCAAAAACGACGAGAAAATATACCACTGTACCTATAATGGATGCAACAAAGTTTACAGCAAGAGCTCTCATTTGAAAGCTCACTTGCGGCGACATACGGGTGAGAAACCATTCTCCTGCACTTGGCCCGGCTGCGGATGGAGGTTTTCACGCTCGGATGAACTTGCACGGCATAAACGATCGCATTCAGGAATTAAACCGTATCAGTGCAAAATTTGTGAGAAAAAGTTTTCGAGGTCCGACCATCTTTCGAAGCATTTAAAAGTTCATAGAAAACGATAA
- the LOC105329438 gene encoding ubiquitin carboxyl-terminal hydrolase 48 produces the protein MPTKQQLDKAAWQWAETTEPSDITNEHISTAYKLNLKPCKLGACKRNCKGNPFCLNCIGERKWFGEINDDSWHDIEDPNNERRQGQDFVGLKNLGNTCYVNTFLQLWFHSPPIRRALYKFRETNMGDKVDDDWKPSSIGGHLQAIFSLLELSERAFISPQDFIDHLGLDAALQQDAQEFSKLFLSLLEECLSQQDDPSVRNIIQEQLCGDYAYVTTCSGCQNSSQTHSKFYELDLHIQGHKTLEDSITDFLHEEKLEGDNQYMCSTCCSKQNAKRAIQLKRLPPILNLQLLRFVFDKKTGHKKKLNGFIQFPETLDMSKFMTSNGNHTHNDNSPQSGSIYRLKAVLIHRGPSAYSGHYIAHILDESSGVWYKFNDEETTKMKGSNLHLGTEEDLQETSAKQKGKVPKGYHSSRNAYMLVYTRQMPMEEKDKVIDLKMPDKSYLPHYMLDYVKKDNENFEMWVAELLMMREQNIESGKEKQEEIRQTFSRLVVGTEDQEIHNYEWISLPWLSHWLEDPGKARPVNNEMALCQHGKLHPDRAGKMKCVQYDAVNSLYEKYQGGPRLPGDKATCLICVRSRCKVLRTKRKMIEDEKLFSTMKKMEDPIAEPSFWVGKSSFRSWKRLVLEQLEDYHGDRDSLEQGTDNGVDHPSSGTTEISADKSMEVPDDTCTKDDCERDRKLSEVDDGDSKSVDKTDMSAADESMESSLQFNEDLLCELHGQLDPDPSRRKLIPEKLWIRLREYFPDCPEFSSSHPVCQKCCDKNKEETENQNTNKRLAQVQKADLADIFNNKKRPVKLVTGEEIFVVSSQFVEEWRRFVKDPVKNDPVLEVKNIRLLCEHRKYMHPPPQNGADLTDNSEVVYLWPQEFEKVMEHFVVDYEVSVVAYEEEDNSVHVITLPEICQECLQQRENMIEMAKYVYRDATIFVRKAVKDKQGDVSLDSSKQDYPDPDFCANDRRKSESEEPPEKMQKLDGNSLRKSQRHRKVRGEKELKISSDQTLRDLKLQLMKLFSVPPFDQNLTIAGVALADDKATLGSLRVAPGDVIMLQADEPVEDPGVLQDLMNVSGVPEAGFKGTGLLGK, from the exons ATGCCAACAAAACAGCAACTGGACAAGGCGGCCTGGCAATGGGCGGAGACCACGGAGCCGTCGGACATCACAAACGAACACATCAGTACTGCATACAA GTTGAACCTTAAGCCTTGCAAATTAGGAGCCTGTAAAAGAAATTGTAAAGGAAATCCATTCTGCTTAAACTGCATAGGCGAGCGCAAGTGGTTTGGCGAAATCAATGATGACAGCTGGCATGATATTGAGGATCCCAACAATGAGCGCAGACAGGGACAAGACTTCGTGGGGCTCAAAAACCTGGGGAACACTTGCTACGTTAACACATTCCTACAGCTCTGGTTCCACAGTCCTCCCATCCGACGAGCTCTGTACAAGTTCCGAGAAACGAATATGGGAGATAAAGTGGATGATGACTGGAAACCTAGCAGTATAGGAGGTCACCTCCAGGCTATCTTCTCTCTCCTGGAATTGTCGGAAAGAGCGTTCATCAGTCCACAGGACTTCATCGACCATCTTGGTCTGGATGCGGCTCTTCAACAAGATGCGCAGGAATTCTCCAAGCTTTTTCTCTCCTTGCTAGAGGAGTGTCTGTCTCAGCAGGATGATCCGTCGGTCCGCAATATCATTCAAGAACAGTTATGTGGGGACTATGCCTATGTCACAACCTGCAGTGGCTGTCAAAACTCATCTCAGACACATTCCAAGTTCTATGAGCTTGACTTGCACATTCAAGGCCACAAAACGTTGGAGGATTCTATCACTGATTTCTTGCATGAGGAGAAACTGGAAGGAGATAATCAGTATATGTGTTCCACGTGCTGCAGTAAACAAAACGCAAAAAGAGCCATTCAGCTGAAAAGACTGCCACCGATTCTCAATCTTCAGCTACTTAGATttgtttttgataagaaaacaGGCCACAAGAAGAAACTAAATGGCTTCATACAGTTTCCTGAAACACTCGATATGAGCAAGTTCATGACATCTAATGGCAATCATACACATAATGACAATTCACCACAAAGTGGTAGCATTTACAGATTGAAAGCAGTGTTAATTCATCGTGGACCCTCTGCATACAGTGGCCATTACATAGCCCACATTCTGGATGAAAGCTCCGGAGTTTGGTACAAGTTTAATGATGAAGAAACCACAAAGATGAAGGGATCCAATCTCCATCTTGGTACTGAAGAAGATTTGCAGGAGACATCGGCAAAACAGAAGGGGAAAGTGCCCAAAGGGTATCATTCTTCTAGAAATGCATACATGCTGGTATACACCAGGCAAATGCCCATGGAAGAAAAGGATAAGGTTATTGATCTGAAAATGCCAGACAAGAGTTATCTTCCTCACTACATGTTGGATTATGTGAAAAAGGacaatgaaaactttgaaatgTGGGTGGCAGAACTTTTGATGATGAGGGAACAGAATATAGAGAGTGGGAAAGAGAAACAAGAAGAAATCCGACAAACATTTAGTCGTCTTGTGGTTGGGACGGAAGATCAGGAAATCCACAATTACGAGTGGATCAGTCTTCCTTGGCTCTCTCATTGGCTGGAAGATCCAGGGAAGGCCAGACCAGTCAACAATGAAATGGCCTTGTGTCAGCATGGGAAGCTTCATCCAGACAGGGCTGGAAAGATGAAATGTGTGCAGTATGATGCtgtcaatagtttgtatgaaaAGTATCAAGGAGGGCCTCGCTTGCCGGGGGACAAAGCCACCTGTCTCATATGCGTACGGAGTCGATGTAAAGTTCTCCGCACCAAGAGGAAGATGATTGAGGATGAAAAATTGTTTAGTACAATGAAGAAAATGGAAGATCCTATAGCAGAGCCTTCATTCTGGGTTGGGAAGTCATCCTTTAGGAGCTGGAAAAGACTTGTCTTAGAACAGCTGGAGGATTATCATGGGGATCGAGACTCTTTGGAACAGGGGACTGACAACGGAGTGGACCATCCGTCCAGTGGAACGACAGAAATCTCTGCAGACAAGAGTATGGAGGTGCCAGACGATACATGCACTAAGGACGATTGTGAGAGAGATAGAAAATTAAGTGAAGTGGATGATGGAGATAGTAAGTCTGTTGACAAGACAGACATGTCTGCGGCTGATGAAAGCATGGAGAGTTCTCTTCAGTTCAATGAAGATTTGTTATGTGAGCTACATGGTCAACTGGATCCAGACCCTTCACGGAGGAAATTGATTCCAGAAAAGCTGTGGATCCGATTGAGGGAATATTTTCCAGATTGTCCAGAATTCTCGAGTTCTCATCCAGTCTGTCAGAAATGTTGTGATAAAAATAAGGAAGAGACAGAAAATCAGAACACAAATAAGAGATTAGCGCAGGTACAGAAAGCAGACCTGGCCGACATTTTTAACAACAAGAAACGCCCTGTGAAGCTTGTGACAGGAGAGGAAATATTCGTGGTAAGTTCGCAATTCGTGGAGGAATGGAGACGCTTCGTGAAAGATCCAGTCAAAAACGATCCCGTACTGGAGGTAAAGAATATTCGCTTGCTTTGTGAACATCGGAAATACATGCATCCACCTCCACAAAATGGCGCTGATCTGACGGATAATTCAGAGGTAGTATATCTCTGGCCCCAAGAGTTTGAGAAAGTGATGGAACATTTTGTTGTGGATTACGAAGTATCCGTCGTTGCGTATGAAGAGGAGGACAATTCTGTTCACGTGATCACACTCCCTGAAATTTGCCAAGAGTGCTTGCAGCAGCGGGAAAATATGATAGAAATGGCAAAGTATGTCTATAGGGATGCGACAATTTTCGTGCGGAAAGCTGTCAAGGACAAGCAAGGAGACGTGTCCTTAGACAGCAGTAAACAAGACTACCCCGATCCTGATTTTTGCGCCAACGATCGCCGGAAATCCGAAAGCGAGGAACCACCCGAGAAGATGCAGAAACTCGATGGCAACTCATTGAGAAAAAGCCAGCGCCATCGGAAAGTGCGAGGGGAAAAGGAGTTGAAAATATCATCTGACCAGACATTGAGGGACCTGAAGCTGCAGCTAATGAAACTTTTCTCAGTGCCGCCGTTTGATCAGAACTTGACAATCGCTGGAGTCGCTTTAGCAGACGACAAAGCAACTCTCGGCAGTCTCCGCGTTGCGCCTGGTGACGTCATCATGCTGCAGGCAGACGAGCCGGTTGAGGATCCTGGGGTTTTGCAGGATCTGATGAACGTCTCAGGCGTCCCAGAAGCTGGCTTTAAAGGGACGGGGCTTCTAGGAAAGTGA